In one Campylobacter insulaenigrae NCTC 12927 genomic region, the following are encoded:
- the cmoA gene encoding carboxy-S-adenosyl-L-methionine synthase CmoA — MKDDIFKKPLEKQFEFDTDVASVFDDMVSRSVPFYSQNLKLIVDIIERFASKNSKICDLGCSTSSLLLALFERRQDLKLSGVDNAQAMLNIAKSKSNAFGAKIDFYNKNLDEFDFFRNDVFIATYTMQFIRPQKRQNIINKIYENLNNNGIFIMSEKILYDDVKISKKMIEIYENYKQEQGYTRLEIATKREALENILIPYTQDENITMLKNAGFVRVESVFKWVNFETFIAFK; from the coding sequence ATGAAGGATGATATTTTTAAAAAACCTTTAGAAAAACAATTTGAATTTGATACTGATGTTGCTAGCGTTTTTGATGATATGGTTTCTAGATCTGTGCCATTTTATAGTCAAAACCTTAAACTTATAGTTGATATTATTGAGCGTTTTGCATCGAAAAATTCTAAAATTTGCGATCTTGGCTGTTCTACCTCTAGTTTATTGTTGGCATTGTTTGAAAGAAGGCAAGATTTGAAATTAAGCGGCGTTGATAATGCTCAAGCTATGTTGAATATTGCAAAAAGTAAGTCTAATGCTTTTGGTGCTAAAATAGATTTTTACAATAAAAATCTCGATGAATTTGATTTTTTTAGGAATGATGTTTTTATAGCTACTTACACCATGCAATTTATTCGTCCACAAAAAAGACAAAATATTATTAATAAAATTTACGAAAATTTGAATAACAACGGAATTTTTATTATGAGTGAAAAAATTCTCTATGATGATGTAAAAATTTCTAAAAAAATGATAGAAATATATGAAAATTATAAACAAGAGCAAGGATATACTAGATTAGAAATTGCCACTAAAAGGGAAGCACTTGAGAATATTCTCATACCTTATACACAAGATGAAAATATTACCATGTTAAAAAATGCTGGATTTGTAAGAGTAGAGAGTGTATTTAAGTGGGTAAATTTCGAAACGTTTATAGCTTTTAAATAA
- the ychF gene encoding redox-regulated ATPase YchF, producing MSLSVGIVGLPNVGKSTTFNALTRAQNAESANYPFCTIEPNKAIVPVPDHRLKELAKIVNPQKIIRSNIEFVDIAGLVAGASKGEGLGNKFLSNIRETEMILHIVRCFDDENITHVAGSVDPIRDVQIIETELILADIEQLSKKIEKLTKGAKANEKGAKETLEVANALLEYLNQNNNASSFPNKSEIYYALIKELRLLSAKEVIFGANVDENSLLEDNEYVQALKEFAAKSGHEVIKLCSKIEEEMIALSDEENYEFLKSLGIENSGLEIVIRTAFSKLNLISYFTAGQIEVRSWTIQKGWKAPKAASVIHNDFEKGFIKAEVISYEDFITYKGESGAKEAGKLRLEGKDYVVEDGDVMHFRFNV from the coding sequence ATGAGTTTATCAGTTGGTATAGTAGGTCTTCCAAATGTTGGAAAATCGACAACATTTAACGCTTTGACAAGAGCACAAAATGCAGAAAGTGCAAACTATCCATTTTGCACCATTGAACCCAACAAAGCTATAGTTCCAGTGCCTGATCATCGCTTAAAAGAACTGGCTAAAATAGTCAATCCTCAAAAAATCATAAGATCTAATATAGAATTTGTTGATATAGCGGGCTTAGTTGCAGGTGCTAGTAAAGGTGAAGGGTTGGGAAATAAATTTCTTTCAAATATCCGTGAAACAGAAATGATTTTACATATTGTTCGTTGCTTTGACGATGAAAATATTACCCATGTAGCAGGAAGTGTGGATCCAATACGAGATGTGCAAATTATAGAAACTGAATTAATTCTAGCAGACATTGAACAACTTAGTAAAAAAATAGAAAAACTTACAAAAGGTGCAAAAGCTAATGAAAAAGGTGCAAAAGAAACTCTTGAAGTTGCTAACGCTCTTTTAGAGTATTTAAATCAAAATAATAATGCTAGCTCTTTCCCAAATAAAAGCGAAATTTATTACGCACTCATAAAAGAATTAAGATTATTATCTGCTAAAGAAGTAATTTTTGGTGCAAATGTAGATGAAAATTCTCTCTTAGAAGATAATGAATACGTACAAGCTTTAAAGGAATTTGCTGCTAAATCAGGTCATGAGGTTATAAAACTTTGCTCTAAAATCGAAGAAGAAATGATAGCTCTAAGCGATGAAGAAAATTATGAATTTTTAAAATCTTTGGGTATAGAAAATAGTGGTCTTGAAATTGTTATACGCACAGCTTTCTCGAAATTAAATTTAATTAGCTATTTTACTGCTGGACAAATTGAAGTAAGATCATGGACAATTCAAAAAGGTTGGAAAGCTCCAAAAGCAGCAAGTGTAATTCATAATGATTTTGAAAAAGGTTTTATAAAAGCTGAAGTAATTTCTTACGAAGATTTTATCACTTATAAAGGAGAAAGTGGCGCTAAAGAAGCTGGAAAATTGCGTCTTGAAGGAAAAGATTACGTCGTTGAAGATGGCGATGTAATGCATTTTAGATTTAATGTTTGA
- a CDS encoding leucyl aminopeptidase produces MIFDFKNENIDTLKADFEIILIQDKKIENYPKSQELFKIMNFKGEGICLDIQNKIIYSELKSLEYEDIRLAFANAYKALKKLEIKSVKTKSVVGKCVVNSFNALVQGFHFGAYEFNKYKKDKNSTKLENIIISESEINNKKYDIDEAHIGINYGKIFSNACNFAKDIVNEIPQIYTPLKMAQDALDLAKNDKNISCEIYESDFLEKEKMQAFLAVNRASVYPPKLIHLSYKPKNPIMKAVFVGKGLTYDSGGLSLKPADYMLTMKSDKSGGAAAMAIIKGASELNLDIEIHSIIGATENMIGGNAYKPDDVLISREGISIEVRNTDAEGRLVLADCLSYAQDLKPDLIIDLATLTGACVVGLGEYTSAIMGNNEELQNDFYHTSKKSGDLTTILHFNPYLKELIKSNIADVSNTSSSRYGGAITAGLFLNSFIKDEYKDKWLHLDIAGPAYLEKSWAYHSFGASSAGVRMCLTYLIHLSRKQK; encoded by the coding sequence ATGATTTTTGATTTTAAAAATGAAAATATAGATACTTTAAAAGCTGATTTTGAAATCATTTTAATTCAAGATAAAAAGATAGAAAATTATCCTAAAAGTCAAGAACTTTTTAAGATTATGAATTTTAAAGGTGAAGGTATATGTCTTGATATACAAAATAAAATTATATATAGCGAACTTAAAAGTTTAGAATATGAAGATATTAGACTCGCTTTTGCAAATGCATATAAAGCCTTAAAAAAACTAGAAATTAAAAGCGTTAAAACTAAAAGTGTTGTTGGAAAATGTGTAGTTAATAGTTTCAATGCTCTTGTACAGGGTTTTCATTTTGGAGCATATGAATTTAATAAATACAAAAAAGATAAAAATTCAACAAAATTAGAAAATATAATCATCTCAGAAAGTGAAATTAATAATAAAAAATATGATATTGATGAAGCTCATATTGGTATAAATTATGGAAAAATTTTTTCCAATGCTTGTAATTTTGCAAAAGATATTGTAAATGAGATTCCTCAGATATATACACCACTTAAAATGGCTCAAGATGCTTTGGATTTAGCCAAAAATGATAAAAATATTTCTTGCGAAATTTATGAAAGTGATTTCTTAGAAAAAGAAAAAATGCAAGCATTTTTAGCTGTAAATCGTGCTTCGGTTTATCCACCAAAACTTATTCATTTATCATATAAACCAAAGAATCCGATAATGAAAGCAGTATTTGTCGGCAAAGGTCTAACCTATGATAGCGGTGGACTTAGTTTAAAACCAGCTGATTATATGCTTACAATGAAATCAGATAAAAGTGGCGGTGCTGCTGCTATGGCCATTATAAAAGGTGCAAGTGAATTAAATTTAGATATAGAAATTCATTCTATAATAGGAGCTACAGAAAATATGATAGGCGGTAATGCCTATAAACCTGATGATGTTTTAATTTCAAGAGAAGGAATTAGCATAGAAGTTAGAAATACTGATGCTGAAGGTAGATTAGTTTTAGCAGATTGTTTATCTTATGCTCAAGATTTAAAACCTGATTTAATAATAGATCTTGCCACACTCACTGGAGCTTGTGTTGTAGGGCTTGGAGAATACACAAGTGCTATTATGGGAAATAATGAGGAATTACAAAATGATTTTTATCACACTAGCAAAAAAAGTGGAGATCTAACCACCATTTTACATTTTAATCCTTACTTAAAAGAACTTATAAAATCAAATATAGCAGATGTTAGTAATACTTCATCTAGTCGATATGGTGGAGCTATTACAGCAGGATTATTTTTAAACTCATTCATTAAAGATGAGTATAAAGATAAATGGTTGCATCTAGATATAGCAGGCCCTGCCTATCTAGAAAAAAGTTGGGCTTATCATAGCTTTGGAGCTAGTTCAGCAGGAGTTAGAATGTGTCTTACTTATTTAATTCATCTTTCAAGGAAGCAAAAATGA
- a CDS encoding DedA family protein, producing MEEFLKQLLYDYKNWAYIIVFLWCILEGELALILAGIFAHEGHVNLGLIIFVAGLGGFVGDQIYFYIGRYNKKYIQKKLHTQRRKFAVAHLLLQRFGWPIIFIQRYMYGFRTVIPMSIGLTRYSAKKFAFINLISAWVWAAITILLAWFFGKQIWIGVEWAGSHWYFAIPIIACFLLILFFSMKQMEKSILKKRIRK from the coding sequence ATGGAAGAATTTTTAAAACAACTTTTATATGATTATAAAAACTGGGCGTATATTATAGTTTTTTTATGGTGTATTCTTGAAGGAGAACTTGCCTTAATTCTTGCAGGAATCTTTGCACATGAAGGTCATGTTAATTTAGGATTAATTATTTTTGTAGCAGGATTAGGAGGGTTTGTCGGAGATCAAATATATTTTTATATAGGAAGATATAATAAAAAATATATACAAAAAAAATTACATACTCAAAGACGTAAATTTGCTGTCGCCCACCTTTTATTGCAACGTTTTGGTTGGCCAATTATATTTATCCAAAGATATATGTATGGCTTTAGAACTGTAATACCTATGAGTATAGGATTGACAAGATATAGTGCTAAAAAATTTGCTTTTATTAATCTCATAAGTGCTTGGGTTTGGGCAGCTATAACAATATTACTCGCTTGGTTCTTTGGAAAACAGATTTGGATTGGCGTTGAATGGGCTGGAAGTCATTGGTATTTTGCGATACCTATTATTGCTTGCTTTTTACTAATATTATTTTTTAGTATGAAACAAATGGAAAAATCAATACTTAAAAAAAGGATTCGTAAATGA
- the apt gene encoding adenine phosphoribosyltransferase codes for MMKQDKKYLLDSIRAIENFPKKGIVFRDITTLLNNKEAFSFLIDHLVEKYKNSNIDYIAGIESRGFIFGSALSAKLKLPFVPIRKPGKLPGKCLQEMYSLEYGQDVLEIHVDAFNNTKNARILLMDDLIATGGTAIAAVKLIQRLEANCMEACFLLNLKDLDGDKQLSQLTSVYSVLEV; via the coding sequence ATGATGAAACAAGATAAAAAATATTTATTAGATAGTATTAGAGCTATTGAAAACTTTCCTAAAAAAGGTATTGTTTTTAGGGATATCACTACTTTATTAAATAACAAAGAAGCATTTTCTTTTTTAATAGATCATTTGGTTGAAAAATATAAAAACTCAAACATTGATTATATAGCTGGCATAGAAAGTCGTGGTTTTATATTTGGATCTGCATTAAGTGCAAAATTAAAATTACCTTTTGTACCTATTAGAAAACCTGGAAAACTTCCCGGAAAATGCTTACAAGAGATGTATTCTTTAGAATATGGACAAGATGTTTTAGAAATTCATGTTGATGCATTTAACAATACTAAAAATGCTAGAATTTTACTCATGGATGATTTAATCGCAACCGGTGGTACAGCAATAGCAGCTGTTAAGCTTATACAAAGATTAGAAGCAAATTGTATGGAAGCATGCTTTTTATTAAATTTAAAAGATCTTGATGGTGATAAACAATTATCACAATTAACCTCTGTATATAGCGTTTTAGAGGTATAA
- the rpiB gene encoding ribose 5-phosphate isomerase B has protein sequence MLREKIFVASDHAGFELKEKITLFLQDQKISYEDLGPFDASRCDYPDFAHSLSSKINEKTFGILICGSGIGMSIAANRHKNIRCALCNEPLSAKLSREHNDANVLALGSRLIGVDMAFEIIVNFINTSFSGGRHCQRINKIEEVI, from the coding sequence ATGTTAAGAGAGAAAATTTTTGTTGCTAGTGATCACGCTGGCTTTGAACTTAAAGAAAAAATCACCTTATTTTTGCAAGATCAAAAAATTTCTTATGAAGATCTTGGACCTTTTGATGCTAGTCGTTGTGACTATCCTGATTTTGCACACTCACTAAGTTCTAAAATCAATGAAAAAACTTTTGGTATTTTAATTTGTGGATCAGGTATAGGTATGAGTATAGCTGCAAATCGCCACAAAAACATACGTTGTGCTTTATGTAATGAGCCATTAAGCGCTAAACTTTCAAGAGAACATAATGATGCAAATGTCTTAGCATTAGGCTCTAGACTGATAGGAGTTGACATGGCTTTTGAAATTATTGTTAATTTCATTAACACTTCTTTTAGTGGTGGGAGACATTGTCAAAGGATAAATAAAATCGAGGAAGTTATATGA
- a CDS encoding MCP protein-glutamate methylesterase has translation MKLILIGSSTGGPSQLKFLLNDVDLRDCSVVIAQHMNPAFIPSFVNQFNKEALSEVVMANDKEVIKNGKIYICQKNMILSGNNTLVLNMTDEPSSFNPGIDVLFNSALKLCKYNKLLAMIMTGMGDDGAKSLFELYKAGVKCLCENEEDCVVYGMPKKAKEMNPFLKPMSLVELKKEIIYFINSQEK, from the coding sequence ATGAAATTAATATTGATCGGTTCTTCAACTGGCGGTCCAAGCCAACTTAAATTTTTACTTAATGATGTTGATTTAAGAGATTGTAGTGTAGTTATAGCACAACATATGAATCCAGCATTCATACCTTCTTTTGTAAATCAGTTCAATAAAGAAGCTTTAAGTGAAGTTGTTATGGCAAATGATAAAGAGGTTATTAAAAATGGCAAAATTTATATTTGCCAAAAAAATATGATTTTAAGTGGTAATAATACCTTGGTGTTAAATATGACAGATGAGCCAAGTAGTTTCAATCCCGGCATTGATGTGCTTTTTAATTCTGCACTTAAACTTTGTAAATACAATAAACTCTTAGCTATGATTATGACTGGTATGGGTGATGATGGTGCTAAATCTTTGTTTGAGCTTTATAAAGCAGGGGTAAAATGTTTATGTGAAAATGAGGAAGATTGTGTTGTTTATGGCATGCCTAAAAAAGCTAAAGAGATGAATCCATTTTTAAAACCAATGAGTCTAGTTGAATTAAAAAAAGAAATTATATATTTCATAAATTCGCAGGAAAAATAA
- a CDS encoding MCP protein methyltransferase, whose translation MIKIHENELNDFIKIVGQISGNNLTAKRDILLTKLPKFLKELGLNNLSELNDRVMFQRNLKQETIDFITVCETYFFRELEQLKDVIYYIKALERPVNILCAPCASGEEVYSLAILASENLIKDINILGIDINKKMIDRCSEMTYSERSVSRLNLAEKKRFFEKEDDMYHLKKETLACRCRFELCNVFDDALFRLGKFDIIFSRNMMIYFDQDFKIKLMERFHRILNREGRIYPGKSDHIPDTAYFEKNFSASGIYYSKVD comes from the coding sequence ATGATAAAAATACATGAAAATGAGCTAAACGATTTTATTAAAATTGTGGGACAAATTAGTGGAAATAACCTTACAGCAAAGCGCGATATTTTACTGACTAAGCTTCCAAAATTCTTAAAAGAATTAGGGTTAAATAATCTTAGCGAGCTTAACGATAGGGTTATGTTTCAAAGAAATTTAAAACAAGAAACAATAGATTTTATTACTGTTTGTGAAACTTATTTTTTTAGAGAATTAGAACAATTAAAAGATGTGATTTATTATATTAAGGCTCTTGAGCGTCCAGTAAATATATTATGTGCACCTTGTGCAAGTGGCGAGGAAGTATATTCTTTGGCTATTTTAGCAAGCGAAAATCTTATTAAAGATATAAACATTCTTGGTATAGATATTAATAAAAAAATGATAGATCGTTGTAGTGAAATGACTTATTCAGAACGTTCTGTTTCTAGATTAAATCTTGCAGAAAAGAAACGTTTTTTTGAAAAAGAAGATGATATGTATCACTTAAAAAAAGAAACTTTGGCATGTAGGTGTCGTTTTGAGCTTTGTAATGTTTTTGATGATGCGTTATTTAGACTTGGCAAATTTGATATTATTTTTTCAAGAAATATGATGATATATTTTGATCAAGATTTTAAGATTAAACTTATGGAGCGTTTTCATAGGATTTTAAATAGAGAAGGAAGAATTTATCCTGGAAAGTCTGATCATATTCCTGATACTGCATATTTTGAAAAGAATTTCTCAGCAAGCGGTATTTATTATAGTAAAGTGGATTAA
- a CDS encoding MFS transporter, whose protein sequence is MTYRMLLKNNKTFRLLAIIQFISYFGAWFSQVGVFTLLTKELGAPANIIGFSAIFVFLPSIILAPINGVIVDRFKPKNLLMSMIIIEMLSIFMLIFVNSLAMLWFLYLLTFIRMAVASMYFQTEMSVLPKILTPQELKLGNELHSIIWAVSYALGMGIAGLFIDLFGVKPAFITDTLMLFCAMLILKVIILPNEKNTTQNNILVLIKEGLIYVFNNKKIIHLILLHGIVGITAYDVLITLLAEYKYANVISIPLAIGLSNAIRAISLLIGPYLLSPYINKKTLLYLYLAQGFGLMLWSCLQFNFYLAFIGLMAAGFCTSSLWSYTYTLLQNECDKKYYGRVIAYNDMVFLTFSAIIVFSTGYLFEFYKVKLSYFTFGLGICFILGAIYWQWFNKKIS, encoded by the coding sequence ATGACTTATAGAATGCTACTTAAAAATAATAAAACTTTCAGATTGTTAGCTATTATCCAATTTATAAGTTATTTTGGAGCCTGGTTTTCTCAAGTTGGTGTATTCACTCTTTTAACAAAAGAACTTGGTGCTCCTGCTAATATCATAGGTTTTTCAGCCATTTTTGTTTTTTTACCTTCAATTATACTAGCACCTATCAACGGAGTTATAGTTGATAGGTTTAAACCAAAAAATTTATTAATGAGCATGATTATTATTGAAATGTTATCTATATTTATGCTTATTTTTGTAAATTCTTTAGCTATGCTTTGGTTTTTATATCTTTTAACTTTTATTCGCATGGCTGTTGCTAGTATGTATTTTCAAACAGAAATGTCTGTTTTACCAAAAATTTTAACCCCACAAGAATTAAAGCTTGGCAATGAATTACATAGTATTATTTGGGCTGTTTCTTATGCTTTAGGTATGGGTATAGCCGGCTTATTTATAGATTTGTTTGGAGTCAAACCTGCGTTTATTACAGATACCTTAATGCTATTTTGTGCTATGCTTATCTTAAAAGTTATTATTTTACCAAATGAAAAAAATACAACACAAAATAATATTCTTGTCCTTATAAAAGAAGGATTAATATATGTATTTAATAATAAAAAAATTATTCATTTAATATTACTTCATGGCATTGTTGGAATAACAGCTTATGATGTTTTAATTACACTTTTAGCTGAATATAAATACGCAAATGTTATATCTATTCCTTTGGCGATAGGGTTATCTAATGCTATAAGAGCCATATCTTTACTCATAGGACCATACTTACTAAGCCCTTATATTAATAAAAAGACATTATTATATTTATATCTTGCTCAAGGCTTTGGTTTGATGCTTTGGTCTTGCTTGCAATTTAATTTTTATCTTGCTTTTATTGGATTAATGGCGGCTGGATTTTGCACTTCTTCTTTATGGAGCTATACCTATACACTTTTACAAAATGAATGTGATAAAAAATATTACGGTAGAGTTATAGCCTATAATGATATGGTTTTTTTAACTTTTAGTGCAATTATTGTTTTTTCTACAGGGTATTTATTTGAATTTTATAAAGTAAAACTAAGTTATTTTACTTTTGGCCTAGGCATATGTTTCATTTTAGGAGCAATATATTGGCAATGGTTTAATAAGAAAATTTCTTAA
- a CDS encoding dehypoxanthine futalosine cyclase: protein MSRINKKEALDLFQNASLNELGKMAYEKKIKIHPNKITTFIVDRNINYTNICCIDCDFCAFCRKEKDDDSYILKYEEIGQKIEELQAIGGTQILFQGGVHPKLKIEWYEELLSYIKTNYPDITVHGFSAVEIAYIAKISKISIEEVLKRLQSKGLFSIPGAGAEVLSDRVRDIIAPHKCDTQTWLKVHESAHNIGMKSTATMMFGTVETDEELIEHFDYLRNLQDKTNGFRAFILWSFQSQNTPLIQKHPEIIKQSSNKYLRLLALARLYLDNFENLQSSWVTQGSLIGQLALKFGANDLGSTMMEENVVAAAGAKYRMNQEQMIELIKDIGEIPAKRDTAYNILERF from the coding sequence ATGAGTAGAATAAATAAAAAAGAAGCTTTAGATTTGTTTCAAAATGCTTCGTTGAATGAACTTGGCAAAATGGCTTATGAGAAAAAAATAAAAATTCATCCTAATAAAATTACCACCTTTATAGTAGATAGAAATATAAATTATACAAATATTTGTTGCATTGATTGTGATTTTTGTGCATTTTGTAGAAAAGAAAAAGATGATGATTCTTATATTTTAAAATACGAAGAAATCGGTCAGAAAATAGAAGAATTGCAAGCTATTGGTGGAACACAAATTTTATTTCAAGGCGGTGTACATCCAAAACTTAAGATAGAATGGTATGAAGAGTTACTTTCTTATATAAAGACTAATTATCCTGATATAACAGTGCATGGTTTTTCAGCTGTTGAAATTGCTTATATTGCTAAAATTTCTAAGATTTCCATAGAGGAAGTTTTAAAAAGACTTCAATCTAAAGGACTTTTTTCTATCCCTGGAGCTGGTGCTGAAGTATTAAGTGATAGAGTGAGGGATATTATAGCTCCCCATAAATGTGATACACAAACTTGGTTAAAAGTACATGAAAGTGCTCATAATATTGGTATGAAAAGCACAGCTACTATGATGTTTGGTACGGTTGAAACTGATGAAGAGCTTATAGAACATTTTGATTATTTGAGAAATTTACAAGATAAAACAAATGGCTTTAGAGCTTTTATTTTATGGTCGTTTCAAAGTCAAAATACACCTTTGATTCAAAAGCATCCAGAAATTATCAAACAAAGTTCAAATAAATATCTAAGATTGTTGGCTCTAGCTAGACTTTATTTGGATAATTTTGAAAATTTACAAAGTTCATGGGTAACTCAAGGATCTTTAATAGGACAACTTGCGCTTAAATTTGGTGCTAATGATTTAGGTTCTACTATGATGGAAGAAAATGTTGTGGCAGCAGCTGGTGCAAAATATAGAATGAATCAAGAACAAATGATAGAGTTGATAAAAGATATAGGAGAAATTCCTGCTAAGCGTGATACAGCTTATAATATTTTAGAGAGGTTTTAA
- a CDS encoding M16 family metallopeptidase, which produces MLDLKIKNVNVNVIYEYEHDLPVVFFKLVFKNSGKIAEQENAGLASMFARVLNEGSSDNFFKSLEYKAITMQAESDFEHFQISIKCLKEHFSFAMEKLEELLLNVRFEEKILRRLKNLAIGELLSLNTDYDYQAKRLLNKSVFKDEIFQTGLDGSKESIEKISLKELINFMEDNLNLSNTLFVFGGDIKENEVKTYVEKIGALLDIGVQNNSKKFQLLNKNIENTEFKDTKQAYVYFCSPFDIKIDDEQMYLARIALFILGEGGFGSRLMEEIRVKRGLAYSAYAKLDVNLNYSRIFGYLQTKNENAKLAKNIIKEVFVEFVSNGVQEKEFELAKKFLVGSMPLRYESLNKRLNIMLNEYLLGLKIGHLKYEIEKIKSANLEELNNFIKKHSEIIQLSFASIENEG; this is translated from the coding sequence ATGCTAGATTTAAAAATCAAAAATGTTAATGTGAATGTAATTTATGAATATGAACATGATCTACCCGTAGTTTTTTTTAAATTAGTTTTTAAAAATTCTGGAAAAATAGCAGAACAAGAAAATGCAGGTTTAGCGAGTATGTTTGCTAGAGTGTTAAACGAAGGCTCTAGCGATAATTTTTTTAAAAGTTTAGAATATAAAGCTATAACAATGCAAGCTGAATCTGATTTTGAACATTTTCAAATTAGCATTAAATGTTTAAAAGAACATTTTAGCTTTGCTATGGAAAAATTAGAAGAATTGCTTCTTAATGTCCGTTTTGAAGAAAAGATTTTACGAAGACTTAAGAATTTGGCAATTGGAGAGCTTTTAAGCTTAAATACTGATTATGATTATCAAGCGAAAAGACTTTTGAATAAAAGTGTTTTTAAAGATGAAATTTTTCAAACAGGACTTGATGGAAGTAAAGAGAGTATAGAGAAAATTTCTCTAAAAGAATTAATAAATTTTATGGAAGATAATCTAAATTTAAGTAATACTCTTTTTGTTTTTGGTGGTGATATTAAGGAAAATGAGGTAAAAACATATGTAGAAAAAATTGGCGCTTTATTAGATATAGGAGTGCAAAACAATAGCAAAAAATTTCAATTATTAAATAAGAACATTGAAAATACTGAATTCAAAGATACTAAACAAGCTTATGTTTATTTTTGTTCTCCTTTTGATATTAAGATTGATGATGAGCAGATGTATCTAGCCAGAATTGCTTTATTTATACTTGGAGAAGGTGGTTTTGGATCAAGATTGATGGAAGAAATCAGAGTTAAAAGAGGTTTGGCGTATTCTGCGTATGCCAAGCTTGATGTGAATCTAAATTATAGTAGAATATTTGGATACTTACAAACTAAAAATGAAAATGCGAAATTAGCAAAAAATATAATAAAAGAAGTATTTGTAGAATTTGTAAGCAATGGTGTACAAGAAAAGGAATTTGAACTCGCTAAGAAATTTTTAGTTGGTTCTATGCCTTTGCGTTATGAAAGCTTAAACAAGAGATTAAACATCATGCTAAATGAGTATTTATTAGGTTTAAAAATAGGACATTTAAAATACGAGATAGAAAAAATAAAAAGTGCAAATTTAGAAGAATTAAATAATTTTATTAAAAAACATAGTGAGATTATACAACTTAGTTTTGCAAGCATAGAAAATGAAGGTTGA